A stretch of DNA from Cannabis sativa cultivar Pink pepper isolate KNU-18-1 chromosome X, ASM2916894v1, whole genome shotgun sequence:
ggtcgaggagcctCGGTTCCTCGAGTtgttttgggccgaggtagaggtcccaggggcagggttcgcggttggagtgatgttaactcgccgcaggctgcccaagtcaattaggaagcccagaattgggaagttaggtttgctgaaatgcaagcccggattgaagagcaagacctcgagattcggagGTCAGTGGGCAAACAGGTGCTCCCGCAGCTCCAAAGGTTCGTAGTTCCAAAGTGGGCACTcgcccctcgccgcctgtgccgagatagtggtggcggcccatagattggaacctctgtatgaacggttccgaaagcaagcacctccggttttcctgggaggtccgggcgtgatgaaagccgagcagtggctgacggtgatcaccaagatactgaatttcatgggtgtcaccggtaatgacagagtggtgtgcgccacattccagttccaggaggacgcgctggtctggtgggacatggtgtctcagatccatgacgtcaccaccatgacctgggaaaggttccaggaactctttaatgcaaagtaccactttttctttcttcttctttgaatttcgaaatttcttagtgtatgagtagtgcccacacacatcaagtgatacctcaatcatagtgaggaagatcgtgaagaaagatcatcagcaaaggagtttcagcatcaaagattcagagaaagagatccaggttcagatattgataatgctctgctacagaaaggaatcaagggctagatatctgaacggaaggagtcattatattccgctgcacccaatgtaaggtttattaaactttatatgtgtttaatttatcgttttagaaagttcatatttagggtgttaataaacatacttgtgagtagatctaagatcctggtaaaataatttccaacattctcCACTCTAAAAAAATCttccttctctttcttcttcttcgtcaTTATCACCCCTACCACAGAGTACCACCAAAGTCTCTGCCACACCACAATTAATATCACTATTATCCCCATAACCACCATATCACCACCATCTCCCCACACTAATAATTCCCAAACAAGGTTGATAAATACCAGTAATCAGAAAATCTTTTCCCATTCTCAAAAccaaattacaaaataaaaaattcaaaatgatTAGCACAACCACCACAATAGTTAGATCCCAAATAAAAAACCAATCAACAATAGAACTTGATTTTACAGTAGAACAAAACTTGATTTTGGGAGAAGTTGAGTACGGTTTCCTTTGGCTTGTCAACAATCGGAGAGGCAGTATGCACGAGAGGGATGGGTGTTGGGGTTCGGGATTTCGAGGGTCCCTTAGCATGGTGGAGACCATCGTTCAACCAACAATGACCAGAGACAACCCTCTAGTGTTGGACTGAGCTAAacgtgaagagagagagagagagagagagagagagaaggagagagagaCAGATATAGAGAGTAGTTAGACCTGGTGTTCGTCGCCTGGGGTTCACTAGGGTTGTTGGGTTCCTCGCAGGGAGGAACGGCTGGTTCTAGTCGcaggtgaagaagaagaaggaactcGGTTGGTTCCAGAtgaaaggaagaagaaaaaggaaaagaaagaaaaaaatgaaaggaaagaaaaaaattattttttataatatttaaataattaaaattatgtggaCCACTAAAATTTTGACATGTGTACACTTGTGTCCACTGGGATAGTCTACCATGTCACTTAACAAAGTTTCTTGAACAGAACGGGTAAATAGCTAACAGAAGTGGGGTTTGGAGGGTTTTACAACcaaaaaattagtttatgtAATTAAGTGTAACTAAATGTGTAGTTTGAGTAGTTTTACCGCAATATCCCTATCAATTATGAATTGTATAATTAAAGTGATATTTaactatttagttttatttgataaaactatattaattagttaaatataatattattcttaaataatattaaagagagaaatatattattttagtgaaaataatataagagattaatgataattaatcaattattatttattggcaAGATAGATAATAAATCTTATTTGTGGAAAAATTGAGAAATAAATTTTGGGCTTTAAAATATGGCCCACACATTTAGGCCTTGTCCCACACGTGCAAGGTGACATGTAAGAGCCCACGTGTAACGTCCCCGTtttaagcctccattgggtcctcacacccacggaatgaatggctcttatacacaagtacgccactctggttgCTTCctagattgatgactgaccctacagaccaacacgagtgtttccagcatgctttgtcctcactcgcacgcttcttgagaaaacttccccggaggtcacccatcctgaaattagtcccaagtcaagctcgcttaactgtggagttctttcgataTGGGCTATCGAAAAACAAGATACACCttattgatataggtagtaccaatcaatccatttaagccctcttcaactgtgtagtcccatacctacacagtctcagaaccatctcacttgaccttccccaggcggtgtgggattgcacaacttacccggtgtttctccttacggatcacgggactactgactgtcacaatcaccccccttacgggggcgacgtcctcgtcgaccataCTTCGGGCTGGGTCaacgctctgataccatttgtaatgtccccgtttcaagcctccattgggtcctcaCTGTTGACCAAAAGTCAATCACTCacttattttgatgataaacaaatatttgattattatttgttactaatctttTCTTGACCATTTTGCAAGCACATTCACAATGTATCAATATTTACTcggtaaagtcaaacataatcaaagaagtggattcaacaagtatATCAACTACTTCATACTTCATAAGATCGTAAGTTTTATCAAGAGATCAAGAATTCAAGACCCTATCCAAAAGAGGACTTCAAAAGctaaaagtcaaaagtcaacctgaaagtcaaagtcaaagtcaaagtcaaagtcaaagtcaaagtcaactctcgggaaaaagtCAACTTTGGATCAAAACATGAAAATCAAGTTAggaagctcatctacatcaagactacaaaaaatcaaatggtataaatttattttagtcttgttaaagtgatttgcatagtatACTAGGGTTTATAAGTACAAATTTTGGCTCATTCacaacttgtgcaacaagttttctcacccgatggttcaaaatttttttgattgaatttctaaatcacattttgtttaactaagagaacaaaattggaatttttgaaaacggataatcgagtaaagaGTTATGCGCGTTTTAGTGCCGAAAAATGCAAGTTTTGAACCTGCCTAATTTTCGGCCTACCTATTGAAATGAAAATAGGTAGTCCATTTTTTGCAGATAGGTAGTCCGTTTTAAAATGGGTAGTCCGTTTTTCCCAGGattctttttgaaaaatgtgctaacggctataaacggctagtttttgttcctacactatataaacttgtttttcactcaaaaatcaaGGTTGGTTCAGCTTCTATTCATCATATAacatcattctaagtgttctaagctaaataattatcatcttttcataaacacaccaactacacacacttgagccaaacttgtttttatcttctctagtgtgcttgcaattctctctaggatttaacattgttttttatcttattagagagagtttgctttgtatttcaaaatttcatattcattgtattgagaggtgaggttggcacctgTAGAAAAACAACTCAGTTGTAGGTGAGGTTGACACCGATTTTATAAACAACCCGAGAAGAGTGAGATTGTCACTACAACAATCTgaaagtgagattggcacttcaacaatccggtgaggttgatagtccttggaagaaaactattgtgagaggtttgggaaaaaccttggtgaaaaattccccggttgtaagggttagtcaagcccgttaacttggctcgatagtggaactcaaagctaggtccatagctttgaagaccaaggacgtaggtggcttagttctaccgaaccttgtaaaaatcaagAGTTTGCAATTTCTATCCCTAAAGTCTTTACatttcaagtttgttatttgTTTATACTTGTGATTATCTTTGTTATTGCATTAAACTTGAATATTTTCATGAATTGTCCTTGGAGTTTTTAAATTTCTggaattagtttaaatttccaattcacccctcTCTTGGGAACATATCCTgagctaacaattggtatcagagcaagggctctAGTTTTTGggtagatttcacaatctaagAGTATGCCGTTTCCAAGCAATTTACACAATAACATGCTAGAAGGTTTAAGAACAAGTAGAGCACCATTCTTTGATGGGGTAgactttccttattggaaaattagaatggaaacttatATTCAATCCattgactatgatttgtggcatattgtatGTTATGGTCCTTACATTCCTATGCATGTTGTAGATGGTGTAGAAACTATAAAGAAATATGAtgcatatgatgaaaatgataaaaAGATGATGTCTGAGAATGATAAGGCTAAGTATGCTTTAATATGTGGATTAGATagagatatatttaaaaatattgagcaAGCCTCCTCGGCTcatgatatgtggaaaatgtTAGAAGTAACTCATCAATGAACTAGTGTCatgaaagaaactaaaattcaacttttagttactcaatatgaaaatttcaagatgttacaacatgataccattgcTAACATGTATACTCGTTTCACAActattactaatggtttgaactctcttggcaaggtacttacacaaaaagatatggtgaccaagattttgagaagtctcaccaaaaCCTACCAAGGCAAAGTAGTTGCGATCCAAGAAGCCAAGGACCTCTCAACTCTACGATTGGAAGAGCTCATTGGTTCTCTCATGAATCATGAGATTTTCATGaatgctcaagaagaagaggaagttgataaaaagaagaagaacaccATTGCATTCAAATCCACTTCACATGATGATAGTGAAGCTAATGAGGATGGTGATAGTGATATGGAGGATATAATCCTACTCATAAAGAACTTTAAGAAGTTTTTGAAGTTCAAGAAGAATACAAATAGATTTTACAAAGGGAGTAACTCAAGGGAGAGCTCAAGAAAAGATGATCAAATTATTTGCTATGAATGCAAAAAGCCCGATCATATGAAAACGGATTGTCCTTTGAGAAAGAGAAATAGAAGAAGGGCAATGGTGGCTACTTGGagtgaaagagagaaagaaagttcTGAAGATGAACAACATGAGATAGCCAACACTTGCTTTGTGGCCATTGATGATAAGGTAAGTAATCCTAACCATATAAGTGATTTTGAAAGTGAAAGTGATGATGATGCACTTGATATGTCTTATGATGAATTATCAAAATCCTTTAATGATTtgtttgttgattttgaaaaattgctTGCTAAGAACTCAactcaaagaaagaaaataagtttATTGCTTAAAGAAGTTGAGGCTTTGAAAGTAAAAGAAAATGAGTTTTTGATTGAAACCCAATGCAAAAGTTGTTctttatatgaaaaagatgttgTAAACTTGAAAGCTAAAATTGATGATTTAAACAAGGTggtttacaattttacaaaaggaaaagaaaattttgaaatgatgctTGGGAGTCAAAAATGTGCTTTTTCAAAAAGTGGTATAGGATATAACACTAGTGTGAAACAAAAATTACTTAGGAATTTCTTTGTCAAGTCATCTAGTAATTTGAACTTAACTTGCACTTATTGTAATCAAGATGGTCACACTAAATCCTATTGCCATGTGAAAAAGAATGCCTATTTTGATAAGGCTATTTGGATACCAAAAGTTTTAAAGGCTAACATCAAAGGACCCAAAGTTATGTGGGTACCAAAAAGAAAGATATAAGTTTGTTTTGTAGGTATCAATAAAGAGGAACCAAAGTTGGCTCTTGGGGTGTTGATGCTTAAAGAAGAATCTCAAGTTCCTACATAACCAATAAGTCTCAaaaggataaaaaaaaaaaaaagaatgtgtCAATTCTTGAACACAATCCAAATGAACAAATTTCTGAACCGGTAATATCATTCTTATTCATTCTACTTATTTTGATGTGACTAAGATGCCTAGATGgaaagaaaatgaaatttaaaGTGTTTTGTTAATTGACTTGGTTTTGATCCTTCTTGTTCATTCTCTTATGCATACATGCTTAATTggtatgttacatattatttcTATGAATGAAAGTTTTGATTAGTTGAGTTTTGACATTCTTGAACTATACATGCTGAAAAATCCAGATTATAGGTCATTATGTAAattttttggtgaactttggacatACTTTTGAACTAGTGTATATGTAAATTTTTGCATGTTTGGctagtatatgtgtttatatgttTGAACATGTCTAAATGAGTGTATTTAACATGCCTAAAGGTTTTTCTTAATTGAAATATGATTTGAACAAAATTTTAGTATATTATTTGCTTATTTTCAACTTTTTAAGGCCATAATGGGTGAAATTTGTCAAAATTTCATACTTTTGAGAAAAATTGTTGTTTTGAAAGattttacatgcctaaatattCATATATAAACTGTCTCAAaaagattttttcaaaaataatactCAAATCTTGATTTTGGTACTATCTTGCATAATTTTGACTTTTTAAGCCCTAAAGGAGTGTTTTTCACCAAACTTGCtcaattttcaatatttttcaattccgtaagtttgtacacctcaaATTTAACATTCTTGAACtactggaaaaagaatttttcaatttggttgcataaaactcattttcggTAGATTTCTAGATTTCAAGCAAATCGAAAAGCTTGCCGAAAAGTTaagaattttgatatttttctgattttcttATTTGAGCAAATTTGTTTTATCATATATGAGCTGTTAGAAAAGATTTTGCATGAAAATTTtgcataaaattaatttttggtaAGTAAGTTGCTTAAAATGACCTTATATGACCAAAACGAGTAAAACTTgccaaaatctctcatttttggaGTTTTTTCTGTTTTTCTAGCTTGTACACTTCATATTAATCATGTTTAAGCTGATGCgaaaagaattttttaaaaaggatgcataaaactaatatttggTACATATGTTGTTTttgcttaaatttttgaaaaacttaccaaaaagtctcaatTCTTGTCATCTAATTGATTTAAGTGCATGAACACATTTATTTTATCATACTTGAGGTATGAGAAAATGTTTGAAATCATAACTATTCCATTATTTACCAGTATCTCTTACTTTCAAGGTCTTTGACATATTTTTTTTGCTAGATTGAATGTTTAAACTTGTTTTGACTATATGAACTTTCATCTTTTTATGCATTCTGAAATTTCTCTTTACCTATTGGGTTTCATTGATACAAGTCATATCTTGTATGATTAAgggaaagaaatatatttagctTGACCTTGCTTCCTATgttcatcaaaaagggggagaaatATTGTAATTGATTATTTTGGCATTAATCATATTATGCTTTCAAGTATTAACAAGTTTATTGAGTCTATGATTAAGGGGGAGCTTTGTCATTTTAAGAAAAGGTAACAATAAATATGCAAAGGTAAAACGGCATAAAtcaatatatgcatatattaagGGGGAGCTAAACTCAACATGTTtcaatttactttttctttcctttaaaataatcaaatattttgatatcatcaaaaagggggagaatGTTGACCAAAATTCAATCACTCacttattttgatgataaacaaatatttgattattatttgttactaatctttTCTTGACCATTTTGCAAGCAAATTCACAAAGTATCAATATTTACTcggtaaagtcaaacataatcaaagaagtggattcaacaagtatATCAACTACTTCATACTTCATAAGATCATAAGTTTTATCAAGAGATCAAGAATTCAAGACCCTATCCAAAAGAGGACTTCAAAAGCTAAAAGTCAAAAGTTAAcctgaaagtcaaagtcaaagtcaaagtcaaagtcaacacTCAGGAAAAAGTCAACTTTGgatcaaaacatgcaaatcaagttaggaagctcatctacatcaagactacaaacaatcaaatggtataaatttattttagtcttgttaaagtgatttgcatagtatACTAGGGTTTATAAGTACAAATTTTGGCTCATTCacaacttgtgcaacaagttttctcacccgatggttcaaattttttttgattgaatttctaaatcacattttgtttaactaagagaacaaaattggaatttttgaaaacggataatcgagtaaagaGTTATGCGTGTTTTAGTGCTGAAAAATGCAAGTTTTGAACCTGCCTGATTTTCGGCCTACCTATTGAAATGAAAATAGGTAGTCCGTTTTTCGCAGATAGGTAGTCCGTTTTTAAAATAGGTAGTCCGTTTTTCCCAATattctttttgaaaaatgtgctaacggctataaacggctagtttttgttcctacactatataaacttgtttttcactcaaaaatcaaggttggttgagcttctattcatcatataacatcattctaagtgttctaagctaaataattatcatcttttcataaacacaccaactacacacacttgagccaaacttgtttttatcttctctagtgtgcttgcaattctctc
This window harbors:
- the LOC133032176 gene encoding uncharacterized protein LOC133032176 is translated as MPFPSNLHNNMLEGLRTSRAPFFDGVDFPYWKIRMETYIQSIDYDLWHIVCYGPYIPMHVVDGVETIKKYDAYDENDKKMMSENDKAKYALICGLDRDIFKNIEQASSAHDMWKMLEILRSLTKTYQGKVVAIQEAKDLSTLRLEELIGSLMNHEIFMNAQEEEEVDKKKKNTIAFKSTSHDDSEANEDGDSDMEDIILLIKNFKKFLKFKKNTNRFYKGSNSRESSRKDDQIICYECKKPDHMKTDCPLRKRNRRRAMVATWSEREKESSEDEQHEIANTCFVAIDDKVSNPNHISDFESESDDDALDMSYDELSKSFNDLFVDFEKLLAKNSTQRKKISLLLKEVEALKVKENEFLIETQCKSCSLYEKDVVNLKAKIDDLNKVVYNFTKGKENFEMMLGSQKCAFSKSGIGYNTSVKQKLLRNFFVKSSSNLNLTCTYCNQDGHTKSYCHVKKNAYFDKAIWIPKVLKANIKGPKVMWVPKRKI